One stretch of Thermoanaerobacterium sp. PSU-2 DNA includes these proteins:
- the ruvX gene encoding Holliday junction resolvase RuvX — protein MRTIGLDVGDKTIGIAVSDPSGLIAQGIKTIRRESLDNDVFEIKKIIDAFKVEEIVVGFPKNMNGTIGAQGQKVINFVEYLKKEIDLPIMLWDERLTTVEANRMLVENADMRRDKRKKVIDKLAATIILQGYLDYKRKSI, from the coding sequence TTGCGCACAATAGGTTTAGACGTTGGTGATAAAACCATAGGTATTGCTGTTAGTGACCCATCAGGGCTTATAGCACAAGGAATTAAAACCATAAGAAGAGAAAGTTTAGATAACGATGTATTTGAGATAAAGAAGATTATAGATGCGTTTAAAGTAGAGGAAATTGTCGTTGGTTTTCCTAAAAATATGAATGGTACAATAGGTGCTCAAGGGCAGAAAGTGATCAATTTTGTGGAGTATTTAAAAAAAGAAATTGATTTACCAATAATGTTGTGGGATGAAAGGTTGACGACAGTCGAGGCTAATAGGATGCTTGTGGAAAATGCTGATATGAGAAGGGACAAGAGAAAAAAAGTCATAGATAAACTGGCAGCCACGATAATTCTACAAGGGTATCTTGATTATAAAAGGAAATC
- a CDS encoding IreB family regulatory phosphoprotein: protein MADRNDETVRFHFENEDGKAKDILNSVYDALLEKGYNPINQIVGYILSGDPTYITSHKNARNLIRKIERDELVEELVKNYLEK from the coding sequence ATGGCTGACCGCAATGATGAAACCGTAAGATTTCATTTTGAAAATGAAGACGGTAAAGCAAAAGACATACTGAATTCTGTATATGATGCTTTGTTGGAGAAAGGATATAATCCTATAAATCAGATAGTTGGTTATATTTTGTCAGGTGATCCTACATATATAACAAGCCATAAAAATGCTCGAAATCTTATAAGAAAGATTGAGAGAGATGAATTAGTTGAGGAATTAGTTAAAAATTATTTAGAGAAATAG